From a single Oceanobacillus kimchii X50 genomic region:
- a CDS encoding GNAT family N-acetyltransferase, translating into MATISKGENKFYVGEDIRNPQAEITFVESGENRLVIDHTYVATDLRGQGIAQQLLDHVVTYAREKGKTVVPLCPFAKGQIQKQAKYNDVLNVQHI; encoded by the coding sequence GTGGCTACTATTAGTAAGGGTGAAAATAAATTTTATGTAGGTGAAGATATTCGTAATCCTCAAGCTGAAATAACATTTGTCGAATCTGGGGAGAATCGTTTAGTCATTGATCACACCTATGTAGCTACTGATCTTCGTGGCCAAGGTATTGCCCAACAATTACTAGACCATGTGGTGACTTACGCTAGAGAAAAGGGGAAAACAGTTGTGCCTCTATGTCCATTTGCTAAAGGGCAGATTCAAAAACAAGCAAAGTATAATGATGTACTAAACGTACAACATATATAA
- a CDS encoding sodium-dependent transporter produces MDQRKDQWASKLGFILSSAGAAVGLGAIWKFPYMTGMNGGGAFFFIFILFTIIIGLPLLIAEFIIGRGAQKEAISAYQKLAPKSIFSFIGHWGVIGAFILMSFYSVVGGWVLIYSLLSIPGMVITDGAQYAELFASITGNPLLTIVGLALFIFINSFVISSGIKNGIEKYSKVLMPLLFIFFIIIVIRSVTFEGAMEGIQFFLQPDFSKLNGENILYALGQAFFSLAVGISVMVTYSSYLDKNVSLGSSAASVSIMNIFVSLLAGLAIFPIVFSFGLEPTEGPGLLFIVLPEAFAQMPFGELFLSLFLLLFLFAILTSSFSMLEIITAAVTEKKNVSRKSVAWIAGILVLVAGIPAALSSNVLADFHIFGKTVFDASDFLVSNIMLPAGCLFISIFIGFKMDKQLVRQEFSYGNNLSNGVFQTWYQLMRWVVPFTIIIVFLYSIGVI; encoded by the coding sequence ATGGATCAACGAAAAGATCAATGGGCATCAAAACTAGGGTTTATCTTATCTTCCGCTGGCGCTGCGGTTGGTTTAGGAGCAATTTGGAAATTCCCTTATATGACAGGGATGAATGGCGGAGGAGCTTTCTTCTTTATCTTTATCCTATTTACAATCATTATCGGATTGCCTTTGTTAATTGCTGAATTTATCATAGGTAGAGGTGCACAAAAAGAGGCAATTTCAGCTTATCAAAAGCTTGCTCCAAAAAGTATATTCTCCTTTATAGGTCATTGGGGAGTAATAGGTGCCTTTATATTAATGTCTTTCTATTCCGTTGTTGGAGGATGGGTATTAATCTACAGTCTTCTTTCTATTCCTGGAATGGTTATTACTGATGGTGCACAATACGCAGAATTATTTGCATCGATAACAGGTAATCCATTACTTACTATTGTTGGACTTGCACTATTTATCTTTATTAATTCTTTTGTTATATCTTCTGGTATAAAAAATGGAATTGAGAAATATAGTAAAGTCTTAATGCCATTGTTATTTATTTTCTTTATTATAATCGTTATACGATCTGTTACTTTTGAAGGAGCTATGGAAGGAATACAATTCTTCCTTCAACCAGACTTTTCAAAATTAAATGGTGAAAATATCTTATATGCATTAGGTCAGGCATTTTTCTCACTTGCTGTAGGTATTTCAGTAATGGTTACGTATAGTTCTTATTTAGATAAAAACGTGAGCTTAGGAAGTTCAGCAGCTTCCGTTTCGATTATGAATATATTTGTATCATTGCTGGCAGGACTTGCGATTTTTCCAATTGTATTTTCTTTTGGATTAGAGCCAACGGAAGGCCCAGGACTTCTATTTATCGTTCTTCCTGAAGCATTTGCGCAAATGCCGTTTGGTGAACTATTCTTAAGTCTATTTTTACTTTTATTCTTATTCGCCATCCTAACATCTTCTTTCAGCATGCTAGAAATTATCACTGCAGCTGTAACTGAAAAAAAGAATGTTTCTCGAAAATCTGTTGCTTGGATAGCAGGTATCCTTGTATTGGTTGCTGGTATTCCAGCTGCATTATCTTCAAATGTACTTGCTGACTTCCATATTTTTGGGAAAACCGTTTTTGATGCAAGTGACTTTCTTGTCAGTAACATTATGCTTCCAGCTGGTTGTTTATTTATTTCTATATTTATCGGTTTCAAAATGGATAAACAGCTTGTTAGACAAGAATTTAGTTATGGAAATAATTTAAGTAATGGCGTCTTCCAAACATGGTATCAACTCATGCGTTGGGTAGTACCCTTCACAATAATTATCGTTTTTCTTTACTCAATCGGGGTAATATAA
- a CDS encoding GNAT family N-acetyltransferase — MKEYIKVLTTTDLPLLLSMDTGIIDDYVIQVFERLSTGQNRIYGLFVDEQLVSIAGYSIFANRYVMLGRLRSDRRYRGKNYATKIMKYIRDIAFQLPNITWVGGNTQENNLAARRVLTNIGLTEQETLYPAITREIDLFINGNKKWHSIEKFNDKVSLLKDTYIQDERIFPFECYYPFPATNTLFTNSYIDNWNVYESRQHDYPLVTKKDVKKDIFLQVIYPFADVFTQPGLWETVYDDYLNLNFTHPEQKVYIWLDIPEAHIHHLPSNHPFSIDSPWILHGMSIDNWKQSNKHSLLEYN, encoded by the coding sequence ATGAAAGAATATATTAAAGTACTGACAACAACTGACTTACCATTACTATTATCCATGGATACTGGTATTATAGATGATTATGTCATTCAAGTTTTTGAACGATTAAGCACTGGTCAAAATCGTATATACGGGTTATTTGTTGATGAACAACTGGTAAGTATTGCTGGTTACTCAATATTTGCCAATCGTTATGTAATGCTCGGCAGACTGCGGAGCGACCGCAGATACCGAGGGAAAAACTACGCTACAAAAATAATGAAATACATTAGAGACATTGCTTTCCAGTTGCCAAATATAACTTGGGTTGGAGGGAATACACAAGAAAATAATCTTGCAGCAAGACGTGTATTGACGAATATCGGTTTAACCGAGCAAGAGACATTATACCCTGCGATAACAAGAGAAATTGATCTGTTTATTAACGGAAATAAGAAATGGCACTCCATTGAGAAATTTAATGATAAAGTTAGCTTACTTAAAGATACTTATATCCAGGATGAGCGTATATTTCCTTTTGAATGTTACTATCCATTTCCAGCGACAAATACATTATTTACCAATTCATATATCGATAATTGGAACGTATATGAAAGTCGTCAACATGATTATCCTCTTGTTACGAAGAAAGATGTAAAAAAGGATATATTTTTACAAGTTATTTATCCATTTGCAGATGTTTTTACACAACCAGGATTGTGGGAAACGGTATATGATGACTACCTTAATCTTAATTTTACTCATCCTGAACAGAAAGTATATATTTGGTTAGATATTCCAGAAGCGCATATACATCATCTCCCATCTAATCATCCATTCAGTATTGATTCACCATGGATATTACATGGAATGAGTATAGATAATTGGAAACAATCGAATAAGCACTCTTTATTGGAATATAATTAA
- a CDS encoding N-acetylmuramoyl-L-alanine amidase, with translation MKRIFIDPGHGGNDPGATGNGLQEKNITLDIALRMKEYLLQTFDGHEVRLSRETDKTVSLSQRTTMANNWQADYLVSIHINAGGGTGFESFIFNGSYSGKAETHRLRQLVHQSIVNETSFYDRGMKEANFHMLRESQMPAVLTENGFIDHREDANKLKSSSFLNSIARSHATGVANALDLPGGGGTSQGYLEILADSLWTYNSPDWENRAVIVHKGEVFTVIKDKFPVGDGHMYQIKSGLYITANKNYVRYYTRSSSKLKSVLS, from the coding sequence ATGAAGCGAATTTTTATTGATCCTGGTCATGGAGGAAATGATCCTGGAGCAACGGGAAATGGATTACAAGAAAAGAATATCACTTTAGATATTGCGCTTCGTATGAAAGAATACTTGTTACAAACATTTGATGGTCATGAAGTACGATTGTCTCGTGAAACAGATAAAACGGTCTCTCTGTCGCAAAGAACGACAATGGCAAATAATTGGCAAGCTGATTATTTAGTTTCCATTCATATTAATGCCGGCGGAGGTACTGGGTTTGAATCATTTATTTTTAATGGTAGCTATTCAGGAAAGGCGGAAACACATCGTTTGCGTCAACTAGTACATCAATCGATTGTCAATGAAACTAGCTTTTATGATAGGGGTATGAAAGAAGCGAATTTTCACATGCTTCGTGAATCGCAAATGCCAGCAGTATTAACTGAGAATGGATTTATTGACCATAGAGAAGACGCTAACAAACTTAAATCTTCCTCATTTCTTAATTCGATAGCAAGAAGTCATGCAACGGGTGTTGCCAATGCACTTGACCTGCCAGGTGGTGGAGGTACATCCCAAGGGTATTTAGAGATTTTGGCAGATTCTTTATGGACATATAATAGTCCTGACTGGGAAAATAGAGCAGTTATTGTTCATAAAGGCGAAGTATTCACAGTGATAAAAGATAAGTTTCCTGTAGGTGATGGACATATGTATCAAATTAAAAGTGGTTTATATATTACTGCAAATAAAAATTATGTGCGTTACTATACTCGCTCATCTTCCAAATTGAAATCAGTCCTAAGTTAA
- a CDS encoding C45 family autoproteolytic acyltransferase/hydolase, with translation MQQIYSDLITFRGSHYQFGKMQGDSIKNSFVMENRKKQWKLRRPRFTVNIDEVKAMINAYAPGIWEELEGIKDGIEWSLSDTLQEFAGYRINLPSSGCSVFTSSEYMIRNYDYHPKTYEGRLVLFQPTDTGLASIGPSQRITGRLDGMNQHGLVLGYNFTHRKKPGEGFICNMISRIVLETCSSVEEAVQLLQEIPHRYAFSYLVLDQQEETFIIEGSARGTSVRKGNLCTNHFENLTSENRNYLDDSYRRLVAMQNNSVNKLSAEEAFRMMNDTDKGVFSKQYKNWGGTIHTSGYLPADRKVWFSLGGDTDPYVIDFNKWTEGIEFPEERLYGEVDTSLPFAHMKANVH, from the coding sequence ATGCAACAAATTTATTCAGATCTAATAACTTTTAGAGGATCACATTATCAGTTTGGAAAAATGCAAGGAGATAGTATCAAAAATTCTTTTGTAATGGAAAACCGTAAGAAGCAATGGAAACTAAGGAGGCCGAGATTTACGGTTAATATCGATGAAGTAAAAGCTATGATTAATGCTTATGCACCTGGAATATGGGAAGAGCTAGAGGGAATTAAAGATGGAATTGAGTGGTCACTTTCCGATACTCTTCAGGAATTTGCTGGTTATCGAATTAATTTGCCTTCGAGTGGATGTTCAGTATTTACAAGTAGCGAATATATGATTAGGAATTATGATTATCATCCAAAAACATATGAAGGTAGATTGGTATTGTTTCAACCTACGGATACTGGATTAGCAAGTATTGGACCGTCTCAACGTATTACGGGAAGGTTAGACGGGATGAACCAACATGGGCTCGTGTTGGGATATAACTTTACCCATCGTAAAAAGCCTGGGGAAGGATTTATCTGTAATATGATTAGCCGAATTGTATTAGAAACATGTTCTAGTGTAGAGGAAGCAGTACAATTACTACAAGAAATTCCACATCGGTATGCATTTAGTTATTTAGTATTGGATCAACAAGAAGAAACATTTATAATCGAAGGATCTGCACGTGGAACATCGGTGAGAAAAGGAAATTTGTGTACCAATCATTTTGAAAATTTAACATCAGAAAATCGAAATTACTTAGATGATTCCTATCGCCGATTAGTTGCAATGCAAAACAATAGCGTTAATAAGTTAAGTGCAGAAGAAGCTTTTCGCATGATGAACGATACGGATAAAGGAGTTTTCTCTAAACAATATAAAAATTGGGGAGGTACGATCCACACCTCTGGGTATCTGCCTGCAGACAGGAAAGTTTGGTTCAGTTTAGGAGGAGATACTGATCCATATGTTATTGATTTTAATAAATGGACAGAAGGTATAGAATTTCCTGAAGAAAGGCTTTATGGTGAGGTAGACACCTCATTACCATTTGCACATATGAAAGCAAATGTACATTAA
- a CDS encoding RluA family pseudouridine synthase: protein MKKRKPPRSKKEPASLTYEVEEPEQLLPFLLKVMNNRSRNSVKSILTRGQVSVDDHIETKHNFMLNKGSTVRILKNKAAIQQDVFVGMSIMYEDEDIIVIEKESGLLSIATEKERKHTALHQLMHYVKQQHPANRVFVVHRLDKDTSGVMMFAKNEGVKRKLQNNWKNIVKERTYVALVEGQVTKEKGYIVSWLKESNTRKMYSSRVKNDGQRAATRYRVLQTNDRYSLLELQLETGRKNQIRVHMEELGHPVVGDKRYGSKGRSVIGRLGLHAKILSFYHPVTNKLMLFRSDVPNVFFQKSK from the coding sequence ATGAAGAAAAGAAAACCTCCCCGATCGAAGAAGGAACCTGCTTCCCTCACGTATGAGGTAGAAGAACCAGAACAGCTTTTACCATTTTTATTAAAGGTAATGAATAACCGGAGCAGGAATTCCGTTAAGTCGATTTTGACGAGAGGGCAAGTGTCCGTAGATGACCATATCGAGACGAAACATAATTTCATGTTGAATAAGGGTAGTACTGTGCGAATCTTGAAAAACAAAGCAGCAATTCAACAGGATGTATTTGTAGGAATGTCGATTATGTATGAGGATGAAGATATTATTGTAATTGAGAAAGAGTCTGGGTTACTCTCGATTGCAACGGAAAAAGAACGAAAACATACGGCGTTACATCAATTAATGCACTACGTGAAGCAACAACATCCAGCTAATCGTGTATTTGTTGTTCATCGACTTGATAAGGATACATCTGGGGTAATGATGTTTGCCAAAAATGAGGGAGTCAAACGCAAGCTTCAGAATAATTGGAAAAATATTGTAAAAGAACGCACTTATGTTGCACTTGTAGAAGGTCAGGTAACTAAAGAGAAAGGGTATATCGTCTCTTGGCTCAAAGAAAGTAATACTCGAAAAATGTATTCTTCACGAGTAAAGAATGATGGTCAACGAGCTGCTACACGTTATCGAGTTCTCCAAACAAATGATCGTTATTCATTATTGGAGTTGCAATTAGAAACAGGAAGAAAGAATCAAATTCGTGTACATATGGAAGAGCTTGGACATCCAGTTGTTGGTGATAAACGTTATGGTTCCAAAGGTAGAAGTGTCATCGGTAGGTTGGGTCTTCATGCGAAGATACTTTCATTTTATCATCCGGTAACTAATAAATTAATGCTCTTCCGTTCTGATGTCCCTAATGTTTTCTTTCAAAAATCAAAATAA
- a CDS encoding phage holin yields the protein MDKGTIIRTIVLVLALTNQFLVTAGYHPIPGTQELWGEILSSIFTIVATLTAWFKNNYVTYKGKRQHQVLVDHQLAK from the coding sequence ATGGATAAAGGAACGATTATTCGAACTATCGTACTTGTTCTAGCTTTAACGAATCAATTTTTGGTCACTGCTGGATACCATCCCATACCTGGAACACAAGAGCTGTGGGGAGAAATACTTTCTTCAATTTTTACTATTGTAGCTACATTAACAGCTTGGTTCAAAAATAATTATGTGACATACAAAGGCAAAAGACAGCATCAAGTACTTGTGGATCATCAGTTAGCAAAATAA
- a CDS encoding peroxiredoxin family protein, which produces MKFLKYVMVISISMFLPIMTVYANGTEVGERAPDFELKTIDGQQLRLSDFKGERVMINFWTTWCPPCRHEMPDMQRFYQDLQPNILAVNLTDTEMNREQVVRFSQELELTFPILLDEQGEVSKAYRISPIPTTYMIDSEGIIRHKSYGALTYEQMVAEYNKME; this is translated from the coding sequence ATGAAGTTTTTAAAATATGTTATGGTGATAAGCATTAGCATGTTTTTACCAATCATGACTGTTTATGCGAATGGGACTGAAGTTGGCGAACGTGCACCAGATTTTGAATTGAAAACAATAGATGGTCAACAACTCCGACTTTCAGATTTTAAGGGAGAACGAGTTATGATAAATTTTTGGACTACATGGTGTCCTCCATGTAGACATGAAATGCCTGATATGCAACGATTTTATCAAGATTTACAACCCAATATTCTAGCTGTTAATCTAACCGATACGGAAATGAATAGGGAACAGGTAGTACGTTTTTCACAAGAATTAGAGCTGACATTTCCAATCCTATTAGATGAACAAGGTGAAGTATCAAAAGCGTATCGAATTAGTCCAATTCCAACCACATATATGATTGATTCTGAAGGTATTATCAGGCATAAATCTTATGGTGCCCTAACCTATGAGCAAATGGTAGCAGAGTATAACAAAATGGAATAG
- a CDS encoding excisionase family DNA-binding protein, producing the protein MYITIPEAAEYLSMSESTVSALVLQGKINAIHDGKQYLVNKQQFTTHFEQVEKYRKMIEEYLQEPIPEDPDVNDED; encoded by the coding sequence ATGTACATTACTATTCCTGAAGCAGCTGAATACTTATCAATGAGCGAATCAACAGTATCTGCACTTGTCCTGCAAGGGAAAATTAATGCAATACATGACGGCAAGCAATATTTAGTAAATAAGCAGCAGTTCACAACTCACTTTGAACAAGTGGAAAAATATAGAAAAATGATAGAAGAATATTTACAAGAGCCAATTCCTGAAGATCCAGATGTAAATGATGAAGATTAG
- a CDS encoding P1 family peptidase — MTLKTGLKDCITDVDGVQVGHTTLYEKINEIDTICTGVTAILPHPGNLFRQKVIAGCSVINGFGKTTGLVQLNELGLIESPIMLTNTLSVAPVMQGTLTYMLNRTKEIGDTTGTINLIVGECNDSYLNSIRLQAITPSHAIKAIESASTKSCEEGAVGAGTGMQCFGYKGGIGTASRLIEVEDVTYTLGGLVVSNYGKREQATFANWEHTEQETPDGSIMMILATDAPLSDRQLKRITKRCAAGLGRTGSAIDHGSGDIAIAFSTANQVLHDSKNHLTTATYIRDDHPMMNQIFQAVVELIESCVLHSLQKSETTLGRSGHKLEKAPL; from the coding sequence ATGACATTAAAAACCGGTTTGAAAGATTGTATTACCGATGTCGATGGAGTACAGGTTGGACATACAACGCTTTATGAAAAAATAAATGAGATAGATACTATATGTACTGGCGTGACAGCAATATTGCCACATCCAGGCAATTTGTTTCGTCAAAAAGTCATAGCGGGGTGCTCCGTAATTAATGGATTTGGTAAAACAACTGGACTCGTTCAATTAAATGAATTAGGCCTTATCGAATCTCCCATTATGCTTACGAACACACTAAGCGTAGCACCGGTAATGCAAGGGACATTGACGTATATGCTAAATCGTACAAAGGAAATTGGTGATACAACAGGTACGATTAACTTGATTGTTGGTGAATGTAATGACAGCTATCTAAATTCTATTCGATTACAAGCGATTACACCATCGCATGCTATTAAAGCAATTGAGTCAGCAAGTACAAAATCATGCGAAGAAGGTGCAGTTGGTGCGGGGACAGGTATGCAATGCTTTGGCTACAAAGGAGGAATTGGAACAGCATCTCGTCTTATTGAAGTTGAAGATGTTACCTATACCTTAGGAGGACTCGTTGTTAGTAATTACGGAAAGCGAGAACAAGCAACATTTGCTAATTGGGAACACACAGAGCAGGAAACACCAGATGGATCTATTATGATGATATTAGCTACAGATGCACCATTATCCGACCGCCAATTAAAGAGAATTACCAAACGATGCGCTGCAGGTCTTGGACGAACAGGAAGTGCTATCGACCATGGAAGTGGAGATATAGCGATTGCTTTTTCTACAGCAAACCAAGTGTTGCATGATTCAAAAAATCATCTGACAACTGCAACTTATATTCGCGATGATCATCCAATGATGAATCAAATATTTCAGGCCGTTGTCGAGTTAATTGAATCCTGTGTACTTCATTCTCTTCAGAAATCCGAAACTACATTAGGACGATCAGGACATAAATTAGAGAAAGCTCCGTTATAA
- a CDS encoding ABC-F family ATP-binding cassette domain-containing protein, translating into MLIIDNLSKTYGDKTLFNQISATIGQKERIGLIGVNGTGKSSFLKVIAGMDSPDQGEIRHSKDYHIEYVTQETNLQEDLTVLDQIYYGDSVIMRVMREYEQALYHLEYNPDDVALQQKLIHIQQKMDEVEAWEANTTAKTILTKLGITDFGATVGKLSGGQKKRIAIAKALIQPADLLIMDEPTNHLDHDTVEWLEKYMQSYSGSVLLVTHDRYFLNRVTNRIFELDKGNLYTYAGNYELFLEKKAERESLERSNEQKHQNTLKRELAWLKRGAKARSTKQRARVERVEEMKNQTFDTRKEEVKFQAGSKRLGNDVIEIEDLHKSFGNQKVLSNFSHLIIPGDRIGIIGNNGTGKTTLLNMMAKRTEPDQGFVKIGETVVIGYYTQGEEELNDQQRIVEYIKDVAEVIHTEDGEVITAEQMLERFLFNRAQQWSYIRTLSGGERRRLYLLKVLMQEPNVLFLDEPTNDLDTQTLSVLEDYLDHFPGVVITVSHDRYFLDRVVDKLIVFKGDGNTDTFYGNYTEFLEKQRETEEIQPTPKKQSPTKTSQNEKKKKKLSYMEKREWDTIEDEITELEEQIVEVEQAIVDAGSDSEKVQELYAKQQAVELDLERKMARWEALSIKVEQLET; encoded by the coding sequence ATGTTAATCATAGATAATTTAAGTAAAACATATGGGGATAAAACTTTATTTAACCAAATCTCCGCAACTATAGGCCAGAAGGAACGAATTGGTCTTATAGGAGTAAATGGGACAGGTAAATCAAGTTTTCTTAAAGTAATTGCAGGAATGGATAGTCCGGATCAGGGCGAGATAAGACATTCAAAAGATTATCATATAGAATACGTTACACAAGAAACGAATCTGCAAGAAGATTTAACGGTGTTGGATCAAATATATTATGGTGATTCTGTAATCATGCGAGTTATGAGAGAGTATGAGCAGGCGCTTTATCATTTAGAATATAACCCAGATGACGTAGCTTTGCAGCAGAAATTAATTCATATACAACAAAAAATGGATGAAGTAGAAGCTTGGGAAGCCAATACCACTGCAAAAACTATACTAACTAAATTGGGTATAACTGATTTTGGCGCTACTGTTGGAAAACTATCGGGTGGCCAGAAAAAAAGAATCGCTATCGCGAAAGCATTAATACAGCCGGCAGACTTGCTAATTATGGATGAACCTACGAACCATTTAGATCATGATACGGTTGAATGGCTAGAAAAATATATGCAATCCTATTCCGGATCTGTTTTACTTGTCACGCATGATAGGTATTTCTTAAATCGGGTAACGAACCGAATTTTTGAATTAGATAAAGGAAATTTATATACGTATGCAGGAAATTATGAATTATTTTTAGAGAAGAAAGCGGAAAGAGAGTCTCTAGAGCGTAGTAATGAACAAAAACATCAAAATACGTTAAAACGTGAGCTCGCATGGCTGAAACGTGGTGCAAAGGCTAGATCGACAAAACAACGAGCTCGTGTAGAACGTGTAGAAGAGATGAAAAATCAAACATTTGATACGAGAAAAGAAGAAGTTAAATTTCAAGCGGGTTCTAAAAGACTAGGAAATGATGTTATTGAGATTGAAGATCTTCATAAATCATTTGGAAATCAGAAAGTATTAAGTAACTTTTCTCATCTTATTATACCAGGAGATCGAATTGGTATTATTGGTAATAACGGTACGGGAAAAACAACGCTTCTAAATATGATGGCAAAACGGACAGAACCAGACCAAGGTTTTGTCAAAATAGGAGAAACGGTGGTAATTGGTTATTATACCCAGGGAGAAGAGGAATTAAATGATCAACAGCGTATTGTCGAATATATTAAAGATGTAGCTGAGGTTATTCATACAGAGGATGGAGAAGTAATTACTGCTGAGCAGATGCTTGAACGATTTTTATTTAACCGCGCTCAACAATGGTCCTATATTCGAACATTATCTGGAGGAGAACGTCGTCGTTTGTATTTATTAAAAGTATTAATGCAAGAGCCCAATGTGCTTTTTTTAGATGAACCGACAAATGATTTGGATACACAGACGCTATCTGTTCTGGAAGATTACTTGGATCATTTTCCTGGAGTAGTAATAACTGTATCGCATGATCGATACTTTTTAGATAGAGTAGTTGATAAATTAATTGTATTTAAAGGTGATGGCAATACGGATACTTTTTATGGGAATTATACTGAATTTCTTGAAAAGCAAAGGGAAACAGAAGAAATACAACCAACACCCAAAAAACAATCACCGACTAAAACTTCTCAAAATGAGAAGAAGAAAAAGAAGTTATCTTATATGGAAAAAAGAGAATGGGATACGATTGAGGATGAAATTACAGAATTAGAAGAACAAATTGTAGAAGTTGAACAAGCGATTGTTGATGCTGGAAGTGATTCAGAAAAAGTACAAGAATTATATGCGAAACAACAAGCAGTAGAATTAGACTTAGAGAGAAAAATGGCACGATGGGAAGCATTATCTATAAAAGTAGAACAACTTGAAACATGA
- a CDS encoding FAD-dependent oxidoreductase, with protein MSKKIIIVGGVGGGATVAAQIRRTNKTAEILVLERNGYVSFANCGMPYYLSGTITDRQKLIYPEEKFAQKYDLTVQTHANVTKINRNQKSVVYEKHQTEHSVYYDILILSPGASPVLPDIEGLQQANTFPLRTIEDMDEIEKFIQFNNPQSAAIIGGGFVGLEMVESLYNRGLSCSLIDSSEHVLKRIDKEMAIHIDEHLQEKGITLYVNDGLKSFSNDGTSLLLSSEKTIQADMTIMAIGIKPNTALAIDAGLEIGETGGIKVNQYMQTTDPHIFALGDAVEVTDFITGEPAHIALAWPAHRQAFIISSYLSGNPIYDDGIIGSSILRVFDLTITATGQNKQTLIDNGIEFEETIMKGYSHAAYYPGSKELWMQIVFDKNTGQLFGGSVIGFEGADKRMAVLATAIKGKLTVADLASLELGYSPIYSSAKDPLNILGYKAMEQLGN; from the coding sequence ATGTCTAAAAAAATTATCATTGTCGGTGGAGTTGGGGGCGGAGCGACCGTTGCTGCACAAATTAGGAGAACCAATAAAACGGCAGAAATTCTTGTATTAGAACGAAATGGATATGTCTCCTTTGCAAATTGTGGTATGCCATATTATTTAAGCGGTACAATTACTGATCGTCAAAAATTAATTTATCCTGAGGAAAAGTTTGCACAAAAATATGATCTGACTGTACAAACACATGCAAATGTAACAAAAATTAACCGTAATCAGAAAAGTGTTGTATATGAAAAGCATCAGACAGAACATAGTGTTTACTATGATATTTTAATATTGTCCCCAGGAGCTTCACCTGTACTACCAGATATAGAAGGATTACAACAAGCAAATACATTTCCCTTAAGGACGATTGAAGATATGGATGAAATTGAAAAATTTATTCAATTTAATAATCCTCAATCGGCTGCTATTATTGGTGGTGGATTTGTCGGGTTAGAAATGGTAGAAAGTCTATATAATCGAGGTCTTTCTTGTTCCTTAATAGATAGTTCTGAACATGTATTAAAAAGAATCGACAAAGAAATGGCTATACATATAGATGAACATTTACAGGAAAAAGGAATAACTTTGTATGTCAATGATGGATTAAAAAGCTTTTCAAATGATGGTACTTCCTTACTCCTTTCCAGCGAGAAAACGATCCAAGCAGATATGACTATTATGGCTATAGGAATAAAACCAAATACAGCGCTTGCCATTGATGCCGGATTGGAAATTGGAGAAACCGGTGGGATTAAAGTAAATCAATATATGCAAACTACTGATCCACATATCTTTGCTCTTGGTGATGCAGTGGAAGTCACTGATTTTATAACTGGAGAACCTGCTCATATTGCCTTAGCTTGGCCGGCTCATAGGCAAGCATTCATTATCTCTTCTTACTTGAGTGGCAACCCTATATACGATGATGGTATAATTGGATCATCGATTTTACGCGTCTTTGATTTAACTATTACAGCTACTGGGCAAAACAAACAAACTTTAATCGATAATGGGATTGAATTTGAAGAAACTATAATGAAAGGATATTCTCATGCAGCATATTATCCGGGTTCAAAAGAGCTTTGGATGCAAATTGTCTTTGATAAAAATACTGGACAATTATTTGGTGGAAGCGTAATTGGATTTGAAGGTGCAGATAAACGGATGGCTGTTTTAGCTACAGCAATCAAAGGAAAGTTAACAGTAGCAGATTTAGCTTCGTTGGAATTAGGTTATTCCCCTATCTATTCAAGTGCAAAAGACCCTTTGAATATACTAGGTTACAAAGCTATGGAACAGCTTGGGAATTGA